The following are encoded in a window of Arthrobacter sp. NicSoilB4 genomic DNA:
- a CDS encoding DEAD/DEAH box helicase translates to MSSLPGPESPSERYRASAERAAEAKTYLGGFIRSLAFELDDFQREACLSLQAGRGVLVAAPTGAGKTIVGEFAIYLALQRGLKAFYTTPIKALSNQKYSELADKYGADRVGLLTGDTSINGDAPVVVMTTEVLRNMLYADSSTLADLGFVVMDEVHYLADRFRGAVWEEVIIHLPSEVQVASLSATVSNAEEFGAWLDTVRGQTDVIVSEHRPVPLWQHVMVGRKIVDLFAGDTTFDEIAPAVGTDASTASTAAASTDKAATGAVITERPGFEVNPELLSMARAESQMNFRGRFGHGGRNQRRQRNQHSQRDDAQPAGARSPVRKASRPQVIASLDRQDLLPAITFIFSRAGCDAAVAQCVAAGLWLTTEQEQLIIARRVDEAAQDIPSDDLDVLGFWSWRDGLLRGLAAHHAGMLPTFKEVVEKLFVDGLVKAVFATETLALGVNMPARSVVLEKLDKFNGEAHVNITAGEYTQLTGRAGRRGIDVEGHAVVLWQPGTDPASVAGLASRRTYPLNSSFRPTYNMSINLLAQFGRPRAREILESSFAQFQADRSVVGLAKQVRSREESLAGFSKAMTCHLGDFTEYSRIRRALTDVENNASKTSSRARKSVTEDSLSRLLPGDVVDVPTGRAPGLAVVLSSDHHSREPRPAVMTLDNQLRRIGTQDVEGPLAPITRVRIPKSFNAKVPKSRRDLASSVRNALRENRPPAPPNRNDDFGRAAALPDQEKKIAELRRELRAHPCHGCSEREDHARWSERYWKLRQETDGLVRQIQGRTNTIAKTFDRVCGVLSSYGYLETSDAGVLTISPDGQRLRRIYGEKDLLISQALRLGAFNDLDAAEVAALASVLVYQAKREDRGLRPKMPSVSLESAVDIVVHEWSALEDTEEANKLPLTGEPELGLVWPIFKWAKGRHLQDVLSGTDLAAGDFVRWVKQVIDLLDQLAKIPSLDPRVARLCGEAIKLIKRGVVAYSSVA, encoded by the coding sequence ATGTCCTCACTACCCGGGCCGGAATCGCCGTCTGAACGCTACCGAGCCAGTGCCGAGCGGGCCGCAGAAGCCAAGACCTATCTGGGCGGCTTTATCCGCTCGCTCGCTTTCGAACTCGACGACTTCCAGCGCGAGGCCTGCCTTTCCCTGCAGGCCGGGCGGGGCGTCCTGGTGGCCGCCCCCACGGGTGCCGGCAAGACCATTGTGGGGGAATTCGCCATCTACCTCGCGCTCCAGCGCGGGCTCAAGGCGTTCTACACCACCCCGATCAAGGCCCTGAGCAACCAGAAGTACTCGGAACTGGCGGACAAGTACGGTGCCGACCGGGTGGGGCTCCTAACCGGAGACACCAGCATCAACGGCGACGCCCCCGTGGTGGTCATGACCACCGAGGTGCTCCGCAACATGCTTTACGCAGACTCCAGCACCCTGGCGGACCTCGGCTTCGTCGTGATGGACGAGGTCCACTACCTGGCGGACCGCTTCCGCGGCGCGGTGTGGGAAGAAGTCATCATCCATCTGCCCAGCGAGGTCCAGGTGGCCTCGCTCAGCGCGACCGTCTCCAACGCCGAGGAATTCGGCGCCTGGCTGGACACGGTGCGCGGCCAGACCGACGTCATCGTTTCGGAGCACCGGCCCGTGCCGCTCTGGCAGCACGTGATGGTGGGCCGGAAGATCGTGGACCTCTTCGCCGGCGACACCACCTTCGATGAGATCGCCCCTGCCGTCGGAACGGACGCGTCCACTGCGTCCACTGCGGCCGCCAGCACGGACAAAGCGGCCACTGGCGCCGTCATCACCGAGCGTCCGGGCTTTGAGGTCAACCCCGAACTGCTCTCCATGGCCCGCGCCGAAAGCCAGATGAACTTCCGCGGCAGGTTCGGCCACGGCGGCCGCAACCAGCGGCGCCAGCGCAACCAGCACAGCCAGCGGGACGACGCCCAGCCGGCCGGTGCCCGCAGCCCGGTCCGGAAGGCCAGCCGCCCCCAGGTCATCGCCAGCCTGGACCGGCAGGACCTGCTCCCGGCGATCACCTTCATCTTTTCCCGCGCCGGCTGCGACGCCGCCGTCGCGCAATGCGTCGCCGCCGGGCTCTGGCTGACCACCGAGCAGGAGCAGCTCATCATTGCCCGGCGCGTCGACGAGGCAGCGCAGGACATCCCCTCCGACGACCTGGACGTCCTGGGCTTCTGGAGTTGGCGCGACGGGCTCCTCCGCGGACTGGCCGCCCACCACGCCGGCATGCTGCCCACGTTCAAGGAAGTCGTCGAGAAACTTTTCGTCGACGGGCTGGTCAAGGCCGTGTTCGCGACCGAAACACTGGCGCTCGGCGTCAACATGCCGGCGCGCTCCGTCGTGCTGGAGAAGCTCGACAAGTTCAACGGCGAGGCGCACGTCAACATCACCGCGGGCGAATATACCCAGCTCACCGGCCGCGCCGGCCGGCGCGGGATCGACGTCGAAGGGCACGCCGTCGTCCTGTGGCAGCCCGGCACGGATCCGGCGTCGGTGGCCGGCCTCGCATCGCGGCGCACCTACCCGCTGAACTCCAGCTTCCGGCCCACGTACAACATGTCCATCAACCTTCTGGCGCAGTTCGGCCGGCCCCGGGCGCGGGAGATCCTCGAGTCCTCGTTCGCCCAGTTCCAGGCCGACCGTTCCGTCGTCGGACTGGCGAAGCAGGTGCGCAGCCGCGAGGAGTCCCTGGCCGGCTTCAGCAAGGCCATGACGTGCCACCTCGGCGACTTCACCGAGTACTCCCGCATCCGGCGGGCGCTCACCGACGTCGAGAATAATGCCTCCAAGACCAGTTCCCGGGCCAGGAAGTCGGTGACCGAGGATTCGCTGAGCCGTCTCCTTCCCGGCGACGTCGTGGATGTTCCCACCGGGAGGGCGCCCGGGCTCGCCGTCGTCCTCAGTTCCGACCACCACTCCCGCGAGCCGCGGCCCGCCGTGATGACGCTGGACAACCAGCTGCGCCGGATCGGCACCCAGGACGTGGAGGGGCCTCTGGCCCCGATCACCCGGGTCAGGATCCCGAAATCCTTCAACGCCAAGGTCCCCAAGTCACGGCGCGACCTGGCGTCCTCGGTCCGCAACGCACTGCGGGAGAACCGGCCGCCGGCCCCGCCGAACCGCAACGACGACTTCGGCCGCGCCGCGGCCCTCCCGGACCAGGAGAAGAAGATCGCGGAGCTGCGCCGGGAGCTCCGCGCCCATCCCTGCCATGGCTGCAGCGAACGCGAGGACCATGCGCGCTGGTCGGAGCGCTACTGGAAGCTCCGCCAGGAGACCGACGGTCTGGTCCGCCAGATCCAGGGCCGCACCAACACCATCGCCAAGACCTTCGACCGGGTATGCGGCGTCCTGTCCAGCTACGGCTACCTTGAAACCTCCGACGCCGGAGTGCTCACCATCAGCCCCGACGGGCAGCGGCTGCGCCGGATCTACGGCGAAAAGGACCTGCTGATTTCCCAGGCCCTGCGGCTGGGCGCCTTCAACGACCTCGACGCCGCCGAGGTCGCCGCACTGGCCAGCGTCCTGGTCTACCAGGCCAAGCGTGAGGACCGCGGACTCCGGCCGAAAATGCCGAGCGTCTCCCTGGAGTCCGCCGTCGACATTGTGGTGCATGAGTGGTCCGCCCTGGAGGACACGGAGGAAGCCAACAAGCTCCCGCTGACCGGTGAACCCGAACTGGGACTGGTCTGGCCCATCTTCAAATGGGCCAAGGGCAGGCACCTGCAGGACGTCCTCAGCGGCACGGACCTCGCCGCCGGCGACTTTGTCCGGTGGGTGAAACAGGTCATCGACCTGTTGGACCAGCTGGCAAAAATCCCGTCCCTGGACCCGCGCGTGGCGCGGCTGTGCGGGGAAGCGATCAAACTCATCAAACGCGGCGTCGTCGCGTATTCCTCTGTGGCCTGA
- a CDS encoding amidohydrolase family protein: MTDSPAAPAPHQVTLYRNGSVYTAADPFATAMLVDGDTVAWVGSEQAATSIADSSMKVVDLHGALLAPGFVDSHVHLTETGIALDSLQLGGVRSGRELLDAVAGYSASSAGGTVLGHGWDETRWADPTLPSREELERAAAGRQVYLSRVDVHSALVSSSLAAAAGLGGTDGSGAGGQVKLAAHTAARLAARRLPSAALRGYQQRALAEAAANGYVALAEMAAPHIGSIEDLQLAAAWNTGPDTVPEILPYWGEQATSADHARSILDGLGVPVLGLAGDLNLDGSIGSRTAALRADYSDAPGERGNLYLSVAAAAAHLAACSLLGVQAGFHVIGDAGLDAALDALDLAAAEVGEQKVRAAGHRLEHVELADAESIGRLARYSVTVSAQPGFDAAWGGDSGLYRQRLGDRRNGMNPFASFYAAGVPICFGSDSPVTPLRPWASVRACLQHNNPAEQISARAAFLGHTRAGWRAARYRNPMAGQLVPGAPASFAVWEVEELMVQVADGRVQSWSTDPRARTPLLPALDTGSEPVCLQTVRDGRELFSSGALRD, encoded by the coding sequence ATGACCGATTCACCGGCCGCCCCCGCACCACACCAGGTAACGCTGTACCGGAACGGTTCCGTCTACACCGCCGCCGATCCTTTCGCTACGGCGATGCTGGTCGACGGCGACACGGTCGCCTGGGTGGGCTCGGAGCAGGCAGCCACATCCATTGCCGATTCCTCGATGAAGGTCGTTGACCTGCACGGCGCACTCCTGGCTCCCGGCTTCGTCGATTCCCACGTCCACCTCACCGAAACGGGAATCGCCCTGGACTCGCTGCAGCTCGGCGGTGTCCGCTCGGGCCGGGAACTGCTGGACGCCGTTGCCGGCTATTCCGCTTCCAGCGCGGGAGGCACCGTGCTGGGCCACGGCTGGGACGAGACGCGGTGGGCGGACCCCACCTTGCCGTCGCGCGAAGAGCTGGAACGCGCCGCCGCCGGGCGGCAGGTCTACCTCTCCCGGGTCGACGTGCACTCTGCCCTGGTGTCCTCCTCGCTGGCAGCGGCCGCCGGGCTCGGCGGAACGGACGGCTCCGGCGCGGGTGGCCAGGTCAAGCTCGCCGCGCACACGGCCGCCCGGCTTGCGGCTCGCAGGCTGCCCTCCGCGGCCCTCCGCGGGTACCAGCAGCGGGCCCTGGCCGAGGCGGCAGCCAACGGTTACGTCGCGCTGGCGGAAATGGCGGCGCCGCACATCGGCAGCATCGAAGACCTGCAGCTTGCCGCGGCCTGGAACACCGGGCCGGATACTGTTCCCGAGATCCTGCCCTATTGGGGTGAGCAGGCCACCTCGGCCGACCACGCCCGGTCCATCCTGGACGGGCTGGGGGTGCCCGTGCTGGGGCTGGCGGGGGACTTGAACCTGGACGGCTCGATCGGGTCGCGGACCGCTGCGCTGCGGGCGGACTACAGCGACGCGCCGGGGGAGCGGGGCAACCTGTACCTCTCGGTCGCGGCGGCCGCAGCCCACCTCGCGGCGTGCTCGCTTCTCGGGGTCCAGGCAGGCTTCCACGTCATCGGCGACGCCGGCCTGGATGCCGCGCTGGACGCGTTGGACCTGGCCGCGGCGGAAGTCGGAGAGCAGAAGGTCCGCGCCGCCGGCCACCGGCTGGAACACGTCGAGCTCGCAGACGCGGAATCCATCGGCCGGCTGGCCCGATACTCGGTGACGGTCAGCGCGCAGCCCGGCTTCGACGCTGCCTGGGGTGGAGACTCGGGTCTCTACCGGCAACGCCTGGGGGACCGCCGGAACGGCATGAACCCCTTCGCTTCCTTCTACGCCGCCGGCGTTCCGATCTGCTTCGGCAGCGACAGCCCGGTGACGCCGTTGCGGCCGTGGGCCAGCGTCCGGGCCTGCCTGCAGCACAACAACCCCGCCGAACAGATCTCCGCCCGCGCAGCTTTCCTCGGACATACGCGGGCCGGCTGGCGGGCCGCCCGGTACCGCAACCCCATGGCGGGCCAGCTGGTACCCGGCGCCCCCGCCAGCTTCGCCGTCTGGGAAGTCGAAGAACTCATGGTCCAGGTGGCCGACGGCCGGGTCCAGTCCTGGAGTACGGACCCCCGCGCGCGGACCCCGCTGCTGCCCGCCTTGGATACCGGCTCCGAACCGGTCTGCCTGCAGACGGTGAGGGATGGCCGGGAACTGTTCTCCAGCGGCGCGCTCCGGGACTGA